A single region of the Penaeus monodon isolate SGIC_2016 chromosome 18, NSTDA_Pmon_1, whole genome shotgun sequence genome encodes:
- the LOC119584615 gene encoding cuticle protein 8-like, translating into MASAARKGLAAREDSQACSCAPWPGSSLLLPRIHPTPSFQVLILCSALMTATAAPQYNYEPPSVPSGLYDLPADPSEVDPSASDPVEVALPDDPGLDAAAQDPRPVVIRPEMEGMPYEFEWGVQDQESGNAFSHVESSDGQTTQGEYRVLLPDGRTQVVSFFDNGDGYNAIVTYEE; encoded by the exons AAAAGGACTCGCGGCACGTGAGGATTCTCAGGCCTGTTCCTGCGCCCCGTGGCCAGGCAGTAGTCTCCTTCTGCCACGGATTCATCCCACACCATCCTTCCAGGTCTTGATCTTGTGCTCCGCCCTCATGACGGCGACGGCGGCGCCCCAGTACAATTACGAGCCCCCGAGCGTACCTTCCGGCCTCTACGACCTTCCTGCCGATCCCTCCGAGGTGGACCCCAGCGCTTCGGACCCCGTCGAGGTGGCGCTGCCGGACGACCCCGGGCTGGACGCGGCAGCGCAGGACCCCCGCCCCGTGGTGATCCGACCT GAGATGGAAGGGATGCCCTACGAGTTCGAGTGGGGCGTCCAGGACCAGGAGAGCGGCAACGCCTTCAGCCACGTCGAGAGCAGTGACGGCCAGACGACCCAGGGAGAGTACCGCGTCCTGCTTCCCGACGGACGAACGCAG GTCGTGTCATTTTTCGACAATGGAGATGGGTACAACGCCATCGTGACGTATGAAGAGTGA